The following coding sequences are from one Granulicella arctica window:
- a CDS encoding sodium:solute symporter family transporter has product MNLTIIDWLIMLVYFVFVLGIGFALKRYMRTSNDFFLAGRSIPAWVCGLAFISANLGAQEVIGMGASGAKYGIITSQFYWIGAIPAMVFVGIFMMPFYYGSKARSVPEFLRMRFDEKTRALNAFSFAIMTVLSSGISMYAMALLIQTLGLFHGIIPDQYIFHVSILLSGLIVLGYIFLGGLTSAIYNEVLQFFLIVAGFAPLVWVGLRNVGGWQGIKHTLPATMTHSWRGLAHASTNTLGVEWVGLAMGLGFVLSFGYWCTDFLVIQRAMAADSEVSARRVPLIAAIPKMFFPFLVILPGLIAVSVTSHMGAPTAAVAHSVGAHVLPLDDQHPHGIIPQKTDPLNGKVVVDSNGNPVYNYDLAIPVMLLHFFPTGILGLGLTALLASFMSGMAGNVTAFNTVWTYDIYQAYINKKGTDAHYLWMGRMATIGGVVLSIAAAYAVTNFNNIMDALQLVFSIVNAPLFATFLLGMFWKRTTGHGAFAGLIAGTGAALIHHGLTIPADALPGIHGGWIAIVHHYPSDMAQNFWTAIFAFSINMIVTTAVSLFTEPTPESQLVGLVYSLTPKPVETHLSWYQKPAALAVAVLSLLVVLNLVFA; this is encoded by the coding sequence GTGAATCTCACCATTATCGACTGGCTGATCATGCTGGTCTATTTCGTGTTCGTGTTGGGCATCGGTTTTGCTCTCAAGCGCTACATGCGCACCAGCAACGACTTCTTTCTGGCTGGTCGGTCTATCCCGGCATGGGTTTGCGGCCTTGCCTTCATCTCTGCCAACCTGGGTGCCCAGGAGGTGATCGGAATGGGTGCCTCCGGAGCTAAATACGGCATCATTACCAGCCAGTTCTACTGGATCGGCGCGATTCCGGCGATGGTCTTCGTTGGCATCTTTATGATGCCGTTCTATTACGGATCGAAGGCGCGTTCTGTCCCTGAATTCCTTCGGATGCGCTTTGATGAGAAGACTCGTGCCCTCAACGCCTTCTCTTTTGCCATCATGACGGTCCTTAGCTCCGGCATCTCCATGTACGCGATGGCGCTGCTGATCCAGACGCTGGGGCTCTTCCATGGCATTATCCCGGACCAGTACATCTTCCACGTTTCGATTCTGCTTTCCGGGTTGATCGTGCTTGGCTATATCTTTCTGGGGGGCCTGACGAGTGCGATCTACAACGAGGTTCTTCAATTCTTCCTCATCGTCGCCGGCTTTGCGCCTCTGGTGTGGGTCGGACTTCGCAACGTTGGCGGTTGGCAGGGCATCAAGCACACGCTACCCGCTACGATGACGCACTCCTGGCGAGGTCTGGCCCATGCGTCCACCAATACCCTTGGCGTCGAATGGGTTGGGCTTGCCATGGGATTGGGCTTTGTCCTGAGCTTCGGCTATTGGTGCACCGACTTCCTCGTCATTCAGCGTGCTATGGCGGCCGATTCCGAGGTCTCAGCCCGTCGGGTTCCCCTGATTGCGGCTATTCCAAAGATGTTCTTTCCGTTTCTGGTGATTCTGCCGGGGCTGATCGCTGTGTCCGTGACCTCTCACATGGGAGCACCGACCGCTGCTGTTGCGCATAGTGTTGGCGCCCATGTCCTTCCGCTCGACGATCAGCATCCGCATGGCATCATTCCCCAGAAGACAGATCCGCTTAACGGTAAGGTGGTCGTCGATAGCAACGGCAACCCAGTCTACAACTATGACCTTGCCATCCCGGTGATGTTGCTGCATTTCTTCCCAACTGGCATTCTGGGGCTTGGTCTGACGGCGCTTCTTGCGAGCTTTATGTCTGGCATGGCGGGTAATGTTACGGCCTTCAATACCGTTTGGACCTACGATATTTATCAGGCATACATCAACAAGAAGGGGACAGATGCCCACTACCTCTGGATGGGGCGGATGGCGACTATCGGTGGCGTTGTTCTATCCATCGCGGCGGCCTATGCTGTTACCAACTTCAACAACATCATGGACGCGCTTCAGCTTGTCTTTTCGATCGTCAATGCGCCGCTATTTGCTACGTTTCTGCTCGGGATGTTCTGGAAGCGCACGACTGGGCATGGGGCGTTTGCTGGGTTGATAGCAGGAACTGGCGCGGCCTTGATCCATCATGGCCTGACCATTCCGGCGGATGCGCTTCCCGGTATCCATGGCGGTTGGATCGCCATTGTCCATCACTATCCCAGCGATATGGCGCAGAACTTCTGGACGGCTATCTTTGCCTTCTCTATCAACATGATTGTCACGACCGCAGTCAGCCTCTTTACCGAGCCGACACCGGAATCGCAACTTGTCGGCCTGGTTTACTCACTCACGCCAAAGCCGGTTGAAACCCACCTGTCCTGGTACCAGAAGCCGGCAGCACTTGCGGTTGCGGTTCTCAGCTTGCTTGTCGTCCTCAACCTGGTCTTCGCGTAA
- a CDS encoding serine/threonine-protein kinase, which yields MKRRVIEHYEFVRKIGAGGSGVVYLANDTLLQRPVVLKLLKRGNLTLEQMRTTQLREARLASAIDHPNVCAIYDVGEARADGEDEAYIVMQYIPGKSLDKVIAAGPASLQLILSCGIQISDGLSAAHNLGIFHRDLKPANVMLTDGGLIKILDFGLARRLNLDQTEFDPSGPTNKRLPPAPGATYTARGGTIAYMAPEQFVTGQSSVQSDIFALGLILYELATGRHPFHRPDAQEFQSIRAIQYAEPPSLREIAPHLPVEFESLVLRCLEKQPSARFASSADVREGLRTIMHNKQLDSIAMPGDVSVGIMSQRRLPLDTPEEEKRATGILSMLAERFRESGNTNAGKPNSIVVLPFINFGSVGAADPTPLYGYALADAIAARLARMPSLVVRPSSSLMAVPTQQLDPLSVGKKLLVQFVLAGNFLRSDKGFDLNWQLLDVPTQSVRAGGSINVASFDLISVQTEICNEVFSTLHGFGDLQTGAETRTGSLTEDISEDYLQARAVLSSFMSRTGSRDDLDHACELFERVTQQDENYAAGWSGLGITHLQYARHGLGGQMHVLEARRAFDKALSLDPGSVESNLYRVYMLLSRGEKESARHGIENLLQTAGNDWNVHLVAGQTLRIDGMYEEALDQFNVSLRLNPANAALIYNNRARVYQYQNQMELALDEIQKGLTLEPKQPLLRISLGYQYMRTGDLSKAIETLENVISDESSLRIVFPTIALCYVQLGDRDKAASFIVDETLSAAEADSEMAYRLATYFALEGDESEALHWLRRAIYLGNENYPWFSKNPTWRKLSGHADFERILEDLKKSYRRNQKNWKRLLSQLRD from the coding sequence ATGAAGCGACGCGTTATTGAGCACTACGAGTTCGTTCGCAAAATTGGTGCAGGGGGAAGTGGTGTGGTATACCTTGCCAACGACACTCTCCTTCAGCGCCCGGTCGTCCTCAAGTTGCTCAAACGCGGCAATCTGACGCTCGAGCAGATGCGCACCACGCAGTTGCGCGAGGCACGTCTTGCATCGGCTATTGACCACCCCAATGTTTGCGCCATCTACGATGTTGGCGAGGCCAGGGCGGACGGCGAGGACGAGGCGTACATCGTCATGCAGTACATTCCCGGCAAGTCGCTGGACAAGGTGATTGCTGCCGGGCCTGCAAGTCTTCAGCTCATCCTCTCCTGCGGCATTCAGATCTCCGATGGTCTTTCTGCTGCCCACAATCTTGGCATCTTTCATCGCGATCTGAAACCTGCCAACGTCATGCTCACCGATGGCGGACTCATCAAGATTCTCGACTTCGGGCTTGCTCGGCGCCTCAATCTCGATCAGACCGAATTCGACCCGTCCGGTCCGACGAATAAGCGCCTTCCTCCGGCTCCCGGAGCTACCTATACTGCTCGTGGCGGAACGATTGCGTATATGGCACCCGAACAGTTTGTAACTGGACAGTCGAGCGTTCAGTCAGACATCTTCGCCTTGGGGCTAATCCTGTATGAGCTTGCTACGGGCCGTCATCCGTTTCACCGCCCTGACGCGCAAGAGTTTCAGAGCATTCGTGCCATCCAGTACGCCGAGCCGCCGTCGCTCCGCGAGATCGCACCGCATCTCCCGGTCGAGTTCGAAAGCCTCGTACTGCGTTGTCTCGAGAAGCAGCCCTCCGCTCGGTTTGCCTCCTCTGCTGATGTCCGAGAGGGGCTGCGGACTATCATGCACAATAAGCAACTCGATTCGATTGCAATGCCGGGCGATGTAAGCGTGGGAATCATGTCTCAACGCCGGCTGCCTCTTGATACGCCGGAAGAGGAGAAACGAGCGACAGGCATTCTCTCGATGCTGGCCGAGCGCTTCCGCGAGAGTGGTAATACAAACGCTGGCAAACCCAATAGCATTGTCGTCCTCCCGTTTATCAACTTTGGTAGTGTGGGCGCGGCCGATCCCACTCCGCTCTATGGTTATGCGCTGGCTGATGCTATTGCAGCTCGCCTTGCTCGTATGCCGTCGCTTGTCGTTCGTCCCTCTAGCTCGCTCATGGCTGTGCCGACCCAGCAGTTAGATCCGCTCTCAGTTGGCAAGAAACTGCTCGTCCAATTTGTCCTTGCCGGGAACTTTCTGCGGTCAGATAAAGGCTTCGACCTGAACTGGCAGTTGCTTGATGTTCCCACTCAAAGCGTTCGCGCTGGAGGCTCCATCAACGTTGCTTCCTTTGACCTTATTTCAGTTCAAACCGAGATTTGCAACGAGGTTTTTAGCACTCTGCATGGCTTCGGCGATCTTCAAACAGGGGCAGAGACCCGCACCGGGTCGCTCACGGAAGATATTTCTGAGGATTATTTACAGGCCCGGGCTGTGCTCTCGTCCTTTATGTCCCGAACTGGCAGCCGCGACGACCTTGACCATGCCTGTGAGCTTTTTGAGCGTGTCACTCAGCAGGATGAGAACTACGCTGCGGGCTGGTCTGGCCTTGGCATCACACATCTCCAGTATGCTCGCCATGGTCTTGGGGGACAGATGCATGTCCTCGAGGCGCGTCGTGCCTTTGATAAGGCGTTGTCGCTCGATCCCGGGTCGGTTGAATCCAATCTCTATCGTGTTTACATGCTGCTATCACGGGGTGAGAAGGAATCCGCGAGACATGGCATTGAGAATCTCCTCCAGACGGCAGGCAACGACTGGAATGTCCATCTGGTCGCTGGTCAGACGCTACGTATCGATGGCATGTATGAGGAGGCTCTCGACCAGTTCAACGTGTCCCTGCGGCTGAATCCGGCGAATGCTGCGCTCATCTACAACAACCGAGCCCGCGTCTATCAATATCAAAATCAGATGGAGCTGGCGCTCGACGAGATTCAGAAGGGCCTCACACTTGAGCCCAAGCAGCCATTGCTACGCATCTCCCTAGGGTATCAGTACATGCGCACAGGTGATCTCTCCAAGGCGATTGAGACGCTCGAAAATGTCATCAGCGACGAGTCCAGTCTGAGGATTGTCTTTCCGACGATTGCGCTCTGCTATGTCCAACTCGGCGACCGCGATAAAGCGGCGTCCTTCATCGTGGACGAGACGCTCTCCGCTGCTGAGGCCGATAGCGAGATGGCGTACCGGCTTGCCACTTACTTTGCGTTGGAGGGGGATGAGTCCGAAGCTCTGCACTGGTTGCGTCGTGCCATCTACCTGGGAAATGAGAACTATCCATGGTTTTCGAAGAATCCAACATGGAGAAAGCTTTCAGGCCACGCCGATTTTGAACGTATCCTTGAGGATCTTAAGAAGAGTTATCGACGCAATCAGAAAAACTGGAAGCGGCTACTTTCGCAGCTACGGGATTAG
- the eno gene encoding phosphopyruvate hydratase — protein MTEIVSIHAREILDSRGNPTVEADVILDGGARGRAAVPSGASTGEHEAVELRDGDKEHYLGKGVLGAVENIESIISPELAGMDATNQRLIDATMIAIDGTENKSRLGANAILAVSMACARASAEALKIPLYRYLGGVNACILPTPMMNILNGGAHADSNVDFQEFMVMPVGAETFSDALRWGTEVFHTLKGVLKKKGYNTAVGDEGGFAPSLKSNSEAIELILEAIELAGYKVGEDIALALDPAASEFYNKETGKYVFKKSDKSEKTSAEMVSFWESWVRQYPIVSIEDGLAEDDWDGWKLMTQQIGDVQLVGDDLFVTNTKRLRQGIEEKVGNSILIKVNQIGTVSETLEAIEVARRYGYTSIISHRSGETEDTFIADLAVGTGAGQIKTGSASRTDRIAKYNQLLRIEEELGQSAEFLGIESLNFGE, from the coding sequence ATGACCGAGATCGTTTCCATCCATGCACGCGAAATCCTTGACTCCCGTGGTAATCCAACTGTTGAAGCCGACGTCATCCTCGATGGTGGGGCTCGAGGTCGGGCTGCGGTTCCCAGCGGAGCGTCGACTGGCGAGCATGAGGCCGTTGAGCTCCGGGATGGCGATAAGGAGCATTATCTTGGCAAAGGAGTACTGGGTGCGGTCGAGAACATAGAAAGCATTATCTCCCCGGAGCTTGCTGGGATGGATGCCACCAATCAGCGTCTGATTGATGCGACCATGATCGCCATCGACGGCACAGAGAACAAATCCCGCTTGGGCGCAAACGCGATTCTGGCCGTTTCTATGGCCTGTGCCCGTGCTTCGGCTGAGGCTCTCAAGATTCCGCTGTATCGCTATCTGGGAGGTGTTAACGCCTGTATTTTGCCGACGCCGATGATGAATATCCTCAACGGTGGTGCCCATGCTGACTCTAATGTCGATTTCCAGGAGTTCATGGTTATGCCGGTCGGTGCTGAGACCTTTTCAGACGCGCTTCGCTGGGGTACTGAGGTTTTCCATACGCTCAAGGGCGTGCTGAAGAAGAAGGGGTACAACACTGCCGTAGGCGATGAGGGCGGCTTTGCTCCATCCCTCAAGTCGAACTCTGAGGCTATCGAATTGATTCTTGAAGCCATTGAGCTGGCTGGATACAAGGTCGGTGAGGATATTGCCCTTGCGCTCGATCCTGCTGCCAGCGAGTTCTACAACAAGGAGACTGGCAAGTACGTCTTCAAAAAGTCGGACAAATCAGAGAAGACCTCTGCCGAGATGGTGTCTTTCTGGGAGTCCTGGGTTCGCCAATATCCCATTGTCTCCATCGAAGATGGTCTTGCCGAGGATGACTGGGATGGATGGAAGCTGATGACGCAGCAGATCGGCGATGTCCAGCTTGTGGGAGACGATCTCTTTGTCACCAATACTAAGCGCTTGCGGCAGGGAATTGAAGAGAAGGTTGGCAACTCGATCCTGATCAAAGTAAACCAGATCGGGACCGTCAGCGAGACACTGGAAGCGATTGAGGTTGCCCGTCGCTATGGCTACACCAGCATTATCAGCCATCGCTCCGGTGAGACCGAGGACACCTTCATCGCTGACCTCGCTGTGGGCACGGGAGCCGGTCAGATCAAGACCGGCTCGGCAAGCCGCACCGATCGCATCGCCAAGTACAACCAGCTTTTGCGGATTGAAGAAGAGCTTGGTCAGTCGGCGGAGTTCCTTGGCATCGAATCGCTGAACTTCGGAGAATAG
- a CDS encoding response regulator: MTPTLLLIDDNAIQAATRQTILRRAGYFVIAALNPQRALDQFQRNEYPEEINLVITDHFMPGMTGAEFVRELRRTHPKLPIMVISGMDEVETEYDGMNVLFRLKPLLPEDLLNCVRSLLSPNT, encoded by the coding sequence ATGACCCCGACCCTGCTTCTTATCGACGACAATGCTATCCAGGCAGCAACGCGACAAACAATTCTTCGGCGAGCCGGGTATTTTGTCATAGCCGCTCTGAATCCACAGAGAGCCCTGGATCAGTTCCAACGCAACGAATACCCAGAAGAGATCAATCTGGTGATTACAGACCATTTCATGCCCGGCATGACGGGTGCGGAGTTTGTTCGGGAGCTACGCCGGACACATCCGAAGCTCCCGATCATGGTCATCAGCGGGATGGATGAAGTCGAAACCGAGTATGACGGAATGAACGTCCTCTTTCGCCTGAAACCTCTGTTGCCAGAGGATCTCTTAAACTGCGTGCGCAGTCTTCTCTCTCCAAATACATAG
- a CDS encoding heme lyase CcmF/NrfE family subunit: MQTHPMPEFGSFSLLLALVLTVYTFVAGAFALWRPSTSTANDTAGRLGETARRAGMSSFLVLTCAAFALVWAAFTNDYSVSYILHHTNRALPTAYKFSSLWSGQEGSLLLWAWLLSAYGFVLRARHRVDVRLSAFASTILAAVQVFFLLLLNFAAPPFAIQPGPLALDGFGLNPLLQYPEMVIHPPMLYLGYVGFSVPFAFALGALMMRYPGEKWIHITRRWTMVTWLFLTCGIFLGAHWAYSVLGWGGYWGWDPVENASLMPWLTGTAFLHSVMMQEKRGMMKTWNVWLIFSTFLLTLLGTDLTRSGLVSSVHAFAQSSIGDWFHGFMLIVFGVCLFTFFKQKDHLKSENKLESLVSRESSFLFNNLILLVACFTVLWGTLFPIISEYVQGSKVTVGAPFYNRVNIPIGLFLLFLTGIGPLLAWRSTSLKSIRRNFVLPGNAVGIAFLGLMFGGDIKPWKDADSWQATFFSLIAFSLAAGVITAITAEFLRGANVLRTQTGKNLLSSVILLVRRNTRRYGGYIIHFGIVVMFIGIAGGAFNQAKEQEMGFGDTLQLGPYRLVCQSFTQDSNANFDTEYALLDVYKGNSTKMITQLSPEKRFYHASETYATMVANRSTLENDLYVIYEGKNPDTDKPIIKVFINPLIAWIWIGVGIVVIGTFVALVPNLAKSAATSRIVLDVPAAEAEVHHA, encoded by the coding sequence ATGCAAACGCACCCCATGCCGGAATTTGGCAGCTTCTCCCTGCTGCTGGCCCTTGTCCTTACCGTCTACACCTTTGTCGCCGGGGCCTTCGCTCTGTGGCGGCCCTCCACCAGCACGGCTAACGATACGGCCGGACGCCTGGGTGAAACCGCTCGGCGGGCGGGGATGAGCAGCTTCCTTGTGCTGACCTGCGCAGCTTTCGCGCTGGTCTGGGCAGCGTTCACCAACGACTACTCCGTCTCCTATATTCTGCACCACACCAACCGCGCCCTGCCGACCGCATACAAATTTTCATCACTTTGGTCCGGGCAGGAAGGCTCCCTGCTTTTATGGGCATGGCTCCTGAGCGCCTACGGCTTCGTCCTCCGCGCCCGCCACCGCGTCGACGTCCGGCTCTCAGCCTTTGCCTCGACCATCCTTGCGGCCGTACAGGTATTTTTCCTTCTGCTATTGAACTTTGCGGCCCCGCCATTCGCCATTCAGCCGGGCCCGCTCGCTCTGGATGGATTCGGCCTCAATCCCCTGCTGCAGTACCCCGAGATGGTCATCCATCCGCCAATGCTCTACCTCGGCTATGTGGGCTTCTCAGTTCCCTTCGCCTTCGCCCTGGGCGCACTGATGATGCGCTACCCCGGCGAGAAGTGGATCCACATCACTCGCCGCTGGACGATGGTGACCTGGCTCTTTCTGACTTGCGGCATCTTTCTCGGCGCGCATTGGGCCTATAGCGTACTCGGCTGGGGCGGCTACTGGGGTTGGGACCCCGTCGAAAACGCCTCCCTGATGCCCTGGCTCACTGGAACCGCCTTCCTGCACTCCGTCATGATGCAGGAGAAGCGCGGAATGATGAAGACCTGGAACGTCTGGCTCATCTTCTCGACCTTTCTGCTGACACTCCTCGGCACCGATCTCACACGCTCTGGTCTTGTCAGTTCCGTACACGCCTTCGCACAATCTTCGATTGGCGACTGGTTCCACGGCTTCATGCTAATCGTCTTCGGCGTCTGCCTCTTCACCTTTTTCAAGCAGAAGGACCATCTGAAGTCCGAAAATAAGCTCGAATCGCTGGTCTCGCGCGAGTCGAGCTTTCTCTTCAATAACCTCATCCTGCTCGTAGCCTGCTTCACCGTCCTCTGGGGAACTCTCTTCCCTATCATCTCGGAGTACGTGCAGGGCTCTAAAGTCACCGTCGGCGCTCCATTCTACAACCGGGTTAATATCCCAATCGGCCTCTTCCTGCTCTTCCTTACCGGCATTGGTCCGTTGTTGGCATGGCGCTCCACGTCGCTGAAGTCTATTCGGCGGAACTTCGTTCTGCCCGGCAATGCAGTCGGGATCGCCTTTCTTGGTTTGATGTTCGGAGGAGACATTAAACCCTGGAAAGACGCAGACTCCTGGCAGGCCACCTTCTTTTCGCTCATAGCCTTCTCCCTTGCCGCCGGAGTCATCACCGCCATCACCGCTGAGTTTCTGCGCGGAGCCAATGTGCTGCGGACCCAGACTGGCAAGAACCTCCTCAGCTCAGTGATCCTGCTCGTCCGCCGCAACACCCGACGCTACGGCGGTTACATCATCCACTTCGGCATCGTTGTCATGTTCATCGGCATCGCCGGTGGCGCATTCAATCAGGCGAAGGAACAGGAGATGGGCTTCGGCGATACCCTGCAGCTCGGCCCATACCGCCTCGTCTGCCAGAGCTTCACTCAGGACAGCAACGCTAACTTCGATACCGAATATGCCCTGCTCGATGTGTACAAGGGCAACAGCACGAAGATGATCACCCAGCTTTCGCCCGAGAAGCGCTTTTATCACGCAAGCGAGACCTATGCAACGATGGTAGCAAACCGCTCCACTCTGGAAAATGATCTCTATGTCATCTATGAGGGCAAAAATCCCGATACCGACAAGCCGATCATCAAGGTCTTTATCAACCCCCTGATTGCGTGGATATGGATCGGCGTCGGCATTGTCGTCATCGGCACGTTCGTCGCTTTGGTGCCGAATCTGGCTAAATCCGCAGCTACCTCACGCATCGTTCTGGACGTCCCTGCGGCAGAGGCCGAGGTCCATCATGCGTAA
- a CDS encoding cytochrome c-type biogenesis protein gives MRKLLRSRWAHAAIVCCIMVVMLGAGDPLSRFNKLGHEMICTCSCGQILLECNHVGCPVSEPMIGELRAQLASGGTDTSILNWFAAKYGAIVLAAPIRGGFDNVAWIAPIAVFFLATIGTAVIVRVWKLRTVQGATIKPAVPGNPAADALRERIRRETEY, from the coding sequence ATGCGTAAGCTTTTGCGCAGCCGATGGGCGCACGCTGCAATCGTCTGCTGCATCATGGTCGTAATGCTGGGCGCAGGCGACCCGTTATCTCGCTTCAACAAGCTCGGACACGAGATGATCTGCACCTGTAGTTGCGGGCAGATTCTGCTGGAGTGTAATCACGTCGGCTGCCCGGTCTCAGAGCCCATGATCGGCGAGCTGCGTGCACAGCTCGCCAGCGGTGGAACCGACACCTCAATTCTCAACTGGTTCGCCGCAAAGTATGGCGCGATCGTCCTGGCAGCACCGATTCGTGGCGGCTTCGACAATGTAGCCTGGATCGCGCCGATAGCGGTCTTCTTCCTCGCAACAATCGGCACAGCTGTAATCGTTCGAGTGTGGAAGCTGCGCACTGTTCAGGGAGCGACGATAAAGCCTGCCGTACCGGGCAATCCCGCAGCAGACGCCCTGCGCGAGCGTATACGACGGGAGACGGAGTACTGA
- a CDS encoding carboxypeptidase-like regulatory domain-containing protein: MALSTSAFAASITGTVTNKTTNKPAAGDDVVLIRLAQGMQEATRTKTDSHGRFTLDVPEEGLHLVRVTHDKANYFRPAPPGTQSVEIEVYNAAAHVNGISREADMIRIESDPSGNGLHIVENFFVKNESTPPMTQFSDRPFEFYLPAGAVVEGSAALAPGGMPVQAAPVPLSDEPNHYAFIFPVRPGETRFQITYKLPYSGSFKFAPRLVVPTDAFLVMMPKSMKFVGGQSTSFSPVTEETAAQTFVARNVQPSEPIEFTVSGTGQMPRDAGAGASSTASTTDSQNSGAQPAQGTAATDTRPGGGLGNPIDPEGTNDPWAKYKWWILGGLGLALAGGAGILLKNSAPNDAGTATSNMAALPGSGPNTLLQTLKEELFAVETDRLQGKLSDAQYAELKGALEIVLRRALIRVEGAAGASNLQGPATATEPEIG; this comes from the coding sequence GTGGCCCTTTCCACGTCTGCCTTTGCAGCTTCCATTACGGGTACGGTCACCAATAAGACGACCAACAAGCCCGCCGCGGGTGATGACGTCGTCCTCATCCGCCTGGCCCAGGGCATGCAAGAGGCGACCCGTACCAAGACGGACTCTCACGGCCGCTTCACGCTCGATGTTCCCGAAGAAGGCCTGCACCTCGTGCGCGTGACGCACGACAAGGCAAATTATTTTCGCCCCGCACCTCCAGGAACACAGTCGGTCGAGATCGAAGTCTACAACGCCGCTGCTCATGTAAACGGCATCTCCAGAGAGGCCGACATGATACGCATCGAGTCCGACCCAAGCGGGAACGGACTCCACATCGTCGAGAACTTCTTCGTAAAAAACGAGTCCACCCCTCCGATGACGCAATTCAGCGACCGGCCCTTTGAGTTTTATCTTCCCGCCGGCGCTGTGGTTGAGGGTTCGGCGGCACTTGCACCGGGCGGAATGCCAGTGCAGGCTGCTCCTGTCCCGCTTAGCGACGAGCCCAACCACTATGCATTCATCTTCCCCGTCCGTCCCGGTGAGACCCGCTTCCAGATCACCTACAAGCTGCCTTATAGCGGCAGCTTCAAATTTGCGCCTCGTCTCGTAGTACCTACAGACGCCTTCCTGGTCATGATGCCGAAGAGTATGAAGTTCGTAGGCGGTCAATCGACTTCGTTTTCACCGGTGACCGAAGAGACTGCTGCTCAGACCTTCGTCGCTCGCAACGTCCAGCCGTCCGAGCCGATCGAGTTCACCGTCTCAGGGACAGGTCAGATGCCGCGCGACGCAGGTGCGGGAGCAAGCAGTACAGCCAGCACAACCGATAGTCAGAACAGCGGAGCCCAACCGGCTCAAGGAACGGCAGCAACGGATACCCGACCCGGCGGAGGCCTTGGCAATCCTATCGATCCTGAAGGGACAAACGACCCCTGGGCGAAATACAAGTGGTGGATTCTCGGCGGACTCGGACTTGCACTCGCGGGGGGCGCAGGAATTTTACTGAAAAACTCGGCCCCGAATGATGCGGGAACAGCCACCTCGAATATGGCTGCCCTACCAGGGTCGGGGCCTAATACCCTACTTCAGACGCTCAAGGAGGAGTTGTTCGCCGTCGAGACAGACCGGCTTCAGGGCAAGCTCAGCGACGCGCAATACGCAGAATTGAAAGGCGCACTTGAGATCGTCCTTCGCCGCGCTCTAATCCGCGTCGAAGGTGCGGCTGGCGCGTCTAATCTTCAGGGTCCAGCTACCGCAACGGAGCCAGAGATCGGGTAA
- a CDS encoding alpha/beta fold hydrolase, translating to MPQISVNDITIHYEESGEGLPVILIHGHPFDATMWSPQLYSAFPGYRLLAPELRNFGRTTSPVRPADLGVYARDIFDFADSLGLQKFIVAGLSMGGQVAMELANVNPERLSGLVLADTFAQLDTPEKKQWRYALADRLDTEGLQAYAVEVLPKMLSARSIAENPTLASEVLLMMQRCPAQGAADALRVRAERRDYLPVLSELDLPTLIVVGSEDAFTSIADAELMQRGIRNSTMVIIEDAGHMPNMEKPDQFNEALKNFLALIGKKS from the coding sequence ATGCCTCAGATCAGCGTCAATGACATTACCATCCACTACGAGGAATCGGGCGAAGGTCTTCCAGTTATACTGATCCACGGGCATCCTTTCGATGCAACGATGTGGTCTCCTCAGCTTTACTCAGCCTTTCCGGGGTATCGTCTCCTGGCCCCGGAGTTGCGGAACTTTGGGCGCACGACATCGCCTGTTCGACCAGCAGATCTTGGTGTGTATGCTCGGGATATTTTCGACTTTGCCGACTCGTTAGGCTTGCAGAAGTTTATCGTCGCTGGTCTTTCGATGGGCGGCCAAGTGGCTATGGAGCTTGCTAACGTAAACCCTGAACGGCTTTCCGGGCTGGTTCTTGCAGATACGTTTGCGCAGCTTGATACTCCGGAAAAAAAGCAGTGGAGGTACGCGCTCGCCGACCGGCTGGATACTGAGGGGCTCCAGGCATACGCTGTGGAAGTACTGCCAAAGATGTTGTCCGCACGCTCCATTGCAGAAAATCCAACGCTTGCCTCAGAGGTTTTGCTCATGATGCAGCGCTGCCCAGCACAAGGTGCAGCCGATGCGTTGCGCGTCCGCGCGGAGCGGAGAGACTATCTACCGGTTCTTTCGGAGCTCGACCTGCCAACGCTCATCGTTGTCGGCTCCGAGGACGCATTTACATCCATTGCAGATGCCGAACTGATGCAGCGCGGTATTCGCAATTCGACGATGGTCATCATAGAAGATGCTGGACATATGCCGAACATGGAGAAGCCGGACCAATTCAATGAAGCACTGAAAAACTTCCTGGCCTTGATCGGAAAGAAAAGCTAG